From the Bacteroidia bacterium genome, one window contains:
- a CDS encoding PepSY-like domain-containing protein translates to MKTAAAFFFYFTLIATLSAQQTDIPQAAEKALSQRYPKAEAVIWDVTEEGEYVATFMLTQTEISARYNAKGVWLGSILYLEHESVPEAVHRAVARQFPDYEMYDVTKVELPSAEGYYEAILESESEALIVRFSAAGKVLLKELIEMDLE, encoded by the coding sequence ATGAAAACAGCAGCGGCATTTTTCTTCTATTTCACTCTCATCGCCACTCTGTCGGCGCAGCAGACCGACATTCCGCAGGCAGCGGAGAAAGCTCTTTCGCAGCGCTACCCCAAGGCCGAGGCGGTTATCTGGGATGTAACCGAGGAAGGAGAGTACGTCGCGACGTTCATGCTGACGCAAACCGAAATCAGCGCGCGGTATAACGCCAAGGGCGTATGGCTGGGATCCATTCTCTACCTCGAGCATGAAAGCGTCCCGGAAGCCGTCCACCGCGCCGTTGCCAGACAGTTCCCGGACTACGAAATGTACGATGTCACCAAGGTCGAACTCCCCTCAGCCGAAGGCTACTACGAGGCCATTCTCGAAAGCGAATCCGAGGCCCTCATCGTGCGCTTTTCCGCCGCAGGCAAAGTCCTCCTGAAGGAACTGATAGAAATGGACCTTGAGTAA